The nucleotide sequence AGTTagattgatttaatttatattaatctatataatttttaaaagtatttaaaaaaaataaaaataaaaataaataaaaattgcatAGGTCCAAAAAGATTCAACTTTGGTATGCTATCTTTACTTACAATTACCAATTAGTCCATTGTTGGCTAATTACCTATTTGCCCCTTTGACAACATCaagatttctttatttatatatatatatatatatatatatatatatatatatatgaatagtGTGTGCACAAGTTGTAACAAGTTACAAGATCAatcattacttaattaattaatgcttGTCATTTGAGCGAGCATACagattttgaaattaagaaaCCCATCCATCAATGGGAAATTGCgtgataattaatattgtaatCTTGTTGCAGCTGATCATTACACTTCCTAATTTACATGCTCAGGATGATCAAACAGGTAATTAACACGTCATTAAATCACAGTGACATGCATTACTTACTGATATTAATTTTGTGTGATTGACctgtttaatttaattacacttCATTCCATGCAGGATTCATAAGCTTAGATTGTGGTCGGCCTAATGGGTACCCGTACACAGACAAGGATACGGGATTGAGATATGATTTAGACGACAAATTCATCGACACAGGAGTAACGGGAATTATCGCCCCTGAACAACAACCAAACACGTTCTATCAACAGTTCCTGTATGTTAGAAGCTTCCCCCAAGGAACTAGAAACTGCTACACTTTAAAGGTACCACCACCTCAGGCCAATTTTGGATCAAGAACAACATTCCTGATAAGGGGAAGATTCTTCTATGGAAACTACGACAACAAGCATTCCCCTCCTAGTTTTGATCTTCAGATCGGTGTTGACATTTGGGACACTGTGCTAATTTACGACGAATCTGTTCCAATAAGAAAGGAGATCATATATGTACCAAAGTCAGATTTTATTCAAGTTTGTCTCATCAATACCAACTCTGGAATACCTTTCATATCAGCTCTAGAGATAAGGCCTTTCAGTGATGATACCATATACAGGAGTGACAGGATAGAGCATTCTTTGAACTATTATGGAAGATGGGACTTGGCTTCATCTGCAAATAAATTGTATAGGTAGGTTGATCATCAGCATCAATATCatcttctttaattaatttataatctttactgaatttgtttaaatgaaaaatgaagGTACAAAGATGACTTGTATGACCGCATATGGATGCCGTATGACATGGAGGACAGCACTAGTCTCACAAGCGAGTTGCCCGTTAAGACTAATAATTTTCAGGTCCCTAACGTTGTCATGAATACTGCCAATGTTCCCCAGAACCCTAACGACTCCTCCTTAGTTTTTACGTGGGATCCAGTTAATATTACCGATCAATTCTATCTTTTCCTACACTTTGCCGAGCTTACTCCCAATGCGTCACGAAATTTTGGAATATTTCTCAATGGGGTGCTATGGGGTGCGCGCGATTATTTTCCTCGGTTTCTTCAGGCCGAAACTTATTGGAAAATGTTAGATGTTAGTTCATCTTACACGATCTCTCTCAATCGAACAGAGGATTCCGCGCTTCCTCCTCTCTTGAATGCCATCGAGCTCTACACAATCAAGAAAACACTCAACTCTCAGACTAATGATCAAGAtggtaaattatttttatttttatttttatcattttttgtaCATTCTTAATATATACACTAATACAATATTTCATTTACAGTTGGTGGTATTATGGGGATAAAATCAACATACAAAGTGTTGATGATGAATAATTGGCAAGGAGACCCTTGTGGCCCTAAACCATTTTCCTGGGATGGGATCATATGTAGCTTTCAAGGCTTCAATCCACCTCAAATTATTTCATTGTATGTGCAAAATATTAATTCATCTTCaaccatatatatttatttatgccTTAATTAATTGTAGTATaggtataaattaattaatacacaTAATGCAGGAACTTGTCTTCAAGTGGATTGAGTGGGGAGATATCTCCTTTCATCCAGAACCTCACATCATTGCAAACTTTGTATGTCtagtcttttatatttattagattaattaatccagtaagtatatataatgatgtttggtttaatattaattaacagAGATTTATCCAATAACAATCTATCTGGGGATGTTCCAAATTTTCTATTCCAGTTTAGTTCGTTGCAGGTCTTGTAAGTATATACAATTAGTTATTTCTTTTAATGGGTTGATTAATTTGGTTTAGCTAGGTTAGTTAAGTTATAATATCTGTTTTAGGAATTTGAGGGGAAACAACTTGACATGTCCAATGCCATCAATATCACTCCAAGCAaagataaaga is from Impatiens glandulifera unplaced genomic scaffold, dImpGla2.1, whole genome shotgun sequence and encodes:
- the LOC124917679 gene encoding putative leucine-rich repeat receptor-like protein kinase At2g19210 yields the protein MGNCVIINIVILLQLIITLPNLHAQDDQTGFISLDCGRPNGYPYTDKDTGLRYDLDDKFIDTGVTGIIAPEQQPNTFYQQFLYVRSFPQGTRNCYTLKVPPPQANFGSRTTFLIRGRFFYGNYDNKHSPPSFDLQIGVDIWDTVLIYDESVPIRKEIIYVPKSDFIQVCLINTNSGIPFISALEIRPFSDDTIYRSDRIEHSLNYYGRWDLASSANKLYRYKDDLYDRIWMPYDMEDSTSLTSELPVKTNNFQVPNVVMNTANVPQNPNDSSLVFTWDPVNITDQFYLFLHFAELTPNASRNFGIFLNGVLWGARDYFPRFLQAETYWKMLDVSSSYTISLNRTEDSALPPLLNAIELYTIKKTLNSQTNDQDVGGIMGIKSTYKVLMMNNWQGDPCGPKPFSWDGIICSFQGFNPPQIISLNLSSSGLSGEISPFIQNLTSLQTLDLSNNNLSGDVPNFLFQFSSLQVLNLRGNNLTCPMPSISLQAKIKNILSDDCKGDSTATASNNHRNGNNNVIVVIAASVGGTLILMLILAAASFLLYFICIKKKHKKRDPTTTTVQSSTTTASSNWQSHNKDHMMPIIIGGSNMEHMIKNCQFSYSEILKITNNFEIVLGKGGFGTVYHAYVGNTQVAVKMLSQSSSQGYKEFQAEAKFLVSVNHKNLTSVVGYCYEDDKMGLVYEFMENGNLENHLSEKSLQILNWEERLQIAVDAAQGLDYLHNGCKPSIIHRDVKSSNILLNGNFEAKLADFGLSRTIPLEGSDYFSTVVAGTPGYLDPEYYLTNRVTEKSDVYGFGIVLLEIVTGKPTLSRRQDNAHIIPWVSAMISTGDVNQIGDHRLRNGDVDTNCLWKVVELAMACVSHESARRPNMSQVVMELKECLASEIARRYPKSRDLISEVILNDELIMPPLAR